The sequence below is a genomic window from Acidobacteriota bacterium.
TGCGCGGGAAGAGCGCCGGCCCCTTCTCGAGGGCGGTTCCCGGCTGCAACCCACCCCAGCGGCACCAGTCTTCTACGTCCCCATTTCCGGCGGCCAGGGCCTCGATGAGGCCTACCTGGCCGAACCGCTGCCAGGCCTCCTCCACCTTGAACGGGATAATGGGCCAGAGGAGGACGGTGGCGATGCGCAGGGCTTCGGCGCAGTTGTAAAGGATGGTGCCCACCTCGGGCTTGCGCTCCGGATCCTTGATCAGAGCGAAGGGGCGAGTCTTGTCGATATAGCCGTCCACCGCCCGCACCAGATCCAGCGCCGCGATCACCGCCGCCGCCGGATCCAGGTCGTCGTAGGCCTGGCGGCAGCGGGCGACGCAGGTCTCGGCGGTGTCACCGTGCCCCTCCCCCGCCGGCACCTTCGGCCCGGGCTCCGGCACCCGACCGTCGAAGTAGCGGTGGGTCATGTTGACCACCCGGCTGATGCTGTTGCCCAGGGTGTTGGCCAGGTCGCTGTTGTAGACGTCCACCAGCCGGTCCTCGGCGAAGTCGCTGTCGGTGGTGCCCAGGGGACCTTGGGTGAGCAGGAAGTGGCGCAGGCCGTCGAGGGTGAAGTCCCGGGTGTAGCGGTCCAACTCCTCGAGATCGATGAAATTGCCCAGGCTCTTGCTCATCTTCTGCCCCTCGCGGATCCAGAAGCTGTGGGAGTAGACGATCTGAGGCAGGCGGATCCAATCATTCCCCGGAAGTGCCCGCAGAGCCAGCAACAACCCCGGCCAAACCACCGCGTGGAACCACAGGATGTCCTTGGCCAGGAAATGCACCTGAGCAGGCCAGAACTCTCGCCGCTCGTCGGTATCCACCGCCGTCAGGTAGTTGAACAGGGCGTCGATCCAGACGTAGATGGTGTGCTCCGGATCCCCGGGCATGGGGATGCCCCAATCCCCGGCGCCGGTGCGGCTCATGGGCACATCGTGGAGCCCTTCCCGGATGCGCGCCACCACCTCGTTGCGGCGAGCCTCCGGCCGCACCTCCAGCTCACCGCTCTCCAGCAGCTCCAGCAGGGGCTCGGCGAAGCGGCTCAGGCGGAAGAAATAGTTGTGCTCCTTCTTGCGCACCAGCGGCTTGCCGTTGATGGGGCTCTTGAACTCGTTGTCCTTGGCCT
It includes:
- the metG gene encoding methionine--tRNA ligase — its product is MKRFYVTTPIYYVNDRPHIGHVYTTTVADAIARYHRLCGEKVFFLTGTDEHAAKVAEAAREQGLEPRAWADRNAEAFQQTFQRLGSSHDDFIRTSEARHEERVLGYVRQLMDSGDVYLGEYEGWYDEGQEEYVPEAKAKDNEFKSPINGKPLVRKKEHNYFFRLSRFAEPLLELLESGELEVRPEARRNEVVARIREGLHDVPMSRTGAGDWGIPMPGDPEHTIYVWIDALFNYLTAVDTDERREFWPAQVHFLAKDILWFHAVVWPGLLLALRALPGNDWIRLPQIVYSHSFWIREGQKMSKSLGNFIDLEELDRYTRDFTLDGLRHFLLTQGPLGTTDSDFAEDRLVDVYNSDLANTLGNSISRVVNMTHRYFDGRVPEPGPKVPAGEGHGDTAETCVARCRQAYDDLDPAAAVIAALDLVRAVDGYIDKTRPFALIKDPERKPEVGTILYNCAEALRIATVLLWPIIPFKVEEAWQRFGQVGLIEALAAGNGDVEDWCRWGGLQPGTALEKGPALFPRIDKEKYLAQSPATAGRAQSSATASSAEGAEEENDGMISIDQFFETQLKVGIVQAAEAIPKSSKLLKLTVDVGEEEPRSVVAGIAKAYEAEELVGRRVVVVANLQPAKLMGVESQGMVLAASLDGKPVLVSPVEEVPPGTQVR